The nucleotide sequence AAAAAAGGACAGAGCGCTTTATATTGAAGGTATAAAACGCCCCGTAGTTAAACCAGATACCGACAATTACACGAAGGCGGTTCTGGATGCTTTAAACGGTATCATCTTTAAGGATGACTCACAAGTAACAGATTTATTCGCAAGTAAATTTTATTCAGATAAGCCAAGGATTGAAATAGACATACAAGAATTAGACATGTTGGGATATATGGAGGGTTAAATCATGGATACGAGCAAAGTAGAAATCAATCTGAGGGAAGATGCTGTATACATTGTCTGTAATGGAGAATTAAAGGCAATAAAACCACCATATCACGGTGATGTAGTTATAAAAATGGTGCAAGGTAAGGCAAAGAAGTATGACACAAGAGAAAGTCATCAAATATAGGTAGTCCAGATACCGAAAAACGGGATGGGCAGTAACGAGAGATTGA is from Microbulbifer pacificus and encodes:
- a CDS encoding RusA family crossover junction endodeoxyribonuclease, which translates into the protein MTSFIVPGNPVSQGRPRAGKRGSKIIMYDPKESKEYKQYVAFIAKQYAPKVPYEGPLSVRLKIYRQIPKSTTKKDRALYIEGIKRPVVKPDTDNYTKAVLDALNGIIFKDDSQVTDLFASKFYSDKPRIEIDIQELDMLGYMEG
- a CDS encoding DUF3954 domain-containing protein; its protein translation is MDTSKVEINLREDAVYIVCNGELKAIKPPYHGDVVIKMVQGKAKKYDTRESHQI